One window of the Zea mays cultivar B73 chromosome 3, Zm-B73-REFERENCE-NAM-5.0, whole genome shotgun sequence genome contains the following:
- the LOC100282549 gene encoding 50S ribosomal protein 5, chloroplastic gives MALLLSPPIVSFVSPSAPRSRPISAVANVSFSASRLQCKNLSSLQSPLNVTATCASFAEKRSAPVHATAEGSEAGAAEQPEEPKPATKIEEMPLESKQKMIMEQRARMKLAKKLRQRRKRLVRKRKLRKKGRWPPSKMKKLKNV, from the exons ATGGCGCTCCTCCTCTCCCCGCCGATCGTATCCTTCGTCTCCCCGTCTGCTCCTCGCTCCCGACCTATCTCCGCTGTCGCCAACGTCTCATTCTCTG CCTCAAGGCTGCAATGCAAGAACCTGTCATCCCTACAGAGCCCTCTGAACGTGACTGCTACTTGCGCTTCTTTCGCCGAGAAGAGGTCGGCTCCTGTCCATGCCACGGCTGAGGGGTCTGAGGCTGGTGCGGCGGAGCAGCCAGAAGAACCGAAACCTGCGACCAAGATCGAGGAAATGCCGCTCGAGTCGAAGCAGAAGATGATCATGGAGCAGAGGGCGCGGATGAAGCTTGCCAAGAAACTGAGACAGCGGCGCAAGCGGCTCGTCCGCAAGAGGAAGCTTAGGAAGAAGGGCAGGTGGCCACCGTCCAAGATGAAGAAGCTCAAGAATGTATGA